In the Staphylococcus condimenti genome, one interval contains:
- the dnaJ gene encoding molecular chaperone DnaJ, whose translation MAKRDYYEVLGVSKDASKDEIKKAYRKLSKKYHPDINQEEGAEEKFKEITEAYEVLSDENKRANYDQFGHDGPQGGFGGQGFGGGQDFGGFGGGFEDIFSSFFGGGAQRDPNAPRKGDDLQYTMTVTFEEAAFGTEKEISIRKQVKCETCEGSGAKPGSKKKTCHYCNGSGHVSVEQNTILGRVRTEKVCPVCNGTGEEIEEPCPTCHGKGTETKNVKIKVKVPEGVDNDQQIRLAGEGAPGHNGGPQGDLYVVFRVEPSDTFEREGDDIFYNLNVSFPQAALGDEIKVPTLKGHVMLSVPEGTQNGKQFRMKEKGIKNVHGYGYGDLFININVVTPTKLNDKQKSIMREFAEVSGEEITEQPTNFKERARRFFKGE comes from the coding sequence GTGGCAAAAAGAGACTATTACGAAGTCTTGGGTGTCAGCAAAGATGCGTCAAAAGACGAAATCAAAAAAGCTTACCGTAAATTGTCCAAAAAATATCACCCAGATATTAATCAAGAAGAAGGTGCCGAAGAAAAGTTTAAAGAGATAACTGAGGCTTATGAAGTATTGAGCGATGAAAATAAACGTGCTAATTACGACCAATTCGGTCATGATGGTCCTCAGGGAGGATTCGGCGGACAAGGATTCGGCGGCGGTCAAGACTTTGGCGGTTTTGGCGGCGGTTTCGAAGATATTTTCAGCTCATTCTTTGGTGGTGGTGCACAACGAGATCCTAATGCACCACGTAAAGGTGATGACTTACAATATACAATGACAGTAACCTTTGAAGAAGCTGCATTTGGTACTGAAAAAGAAATTTCAATTCGAAAACAAGTAAAATGTGAGACTTGTGAAGGTTCTGGTGCTAAACCAGGGTCTAAGAAAAAAACATGTCATTACTGTAATGGATCAGGTCATGTTTCAGTAGAACAAAATACTATATTAGGTCGTGTAAGAACTGAAAAAGTCTGCCCTGTTTGTAATGGAACAGGTGAAGAAATAGAAGAACCATGCCCAACTTGTCATGGTAAAGGAACTGAAACTAAGAATGTCAAAATTAAAGTTAAAGTACCTGAAGGCGTAGACAATGATCAACAAATCCGTTTAGCAGGGGAAGGCGCTCCAGGACACAATGGAGGACCTCAAGGCGACTTATACGTTGTATTCCGTGTAGAACCTTCTGATACTTTTGAACGTGAAGGCGACGATATTTTCTATAATTTAAACGTAAGCTTCCCGCAAGCTGCTTTAGGAGATGAAATCAAAGTTCCTACCTTGAAAGGGCATGTTATGCTAAGTGTTCCTGAAGGTACTCAAAATGGTAAACAATTCCGTATGAAAGAAAAAGGTATTAAAAATGTTCATGGTTATGGATATGGTGATTTATTTATTAATATTAATGTAGTAACACCTACAAAATTAAATGATAAACAAAAATCTATAATGCGCGAATTCGCAGAAGTAAGCGGTGAAGAAATCACTGAGCAACCGACAAATTTCAAAGAACGTGCTCGTAGATTCTTTAAAGGAGAATAG
- the prmA gene encoding 50S ribosomal protein L11 methyltransferase — MNWMEVSIVVNHEVQEFVTNILEENGSNGVVIEDSKDLDGELADKFGEIYELDPSDYPDTGVRIKAYFNEIDYSEELKNIILSNVRALENLDENIFNYNEQTIKESDWENEWKNYFHPFKASKNFTIVPSWETYQKESDSELCIELDPGMAFGTGDHPTTSMCLNAIEQYVKSTDTVIDVGTGSGILSIACHLLGVKHIKAVDLDELAVRVAKENFEKNSCEDAIETTTGNLLKGETNKYDVVIANILAHIIEEMIEDAYNTLNEEGRFITSGIIEEKSDEIIGHMKRVGFNIISINHDNGWVCIVGEKVSN; from the coding sequence ATGAACTGGATGGAAGTTTCAATTGTTGTTAATCATGAAGTGCAAGAGTTTGTAACAAATATACTAGAAGAAAATGGGTCAAATGGTGTAGTGATTGAAGACTCTAAAGATTTAGATGGAGAATTAGCCGATAAATTTGGTGAAATTTATGAACTAGATCCAAGCGATTATCCCGATACAGGAGTTCGTATTAAAGCATACTTTAATGAAATAGATTATTCTGAAGAACTTAAAAATATAATTTTGAGTAATGTACGAGCGCTAGAAAATCTAGATGAAAATATTTTTAATTATAATGAACAAACAATCAAAGAATCAGATTGGGAAAATGAATGGAAAAATTATTTCCATCCTTTTAAAGCTTCTAAAAATTTTACAATAGTACCTAGTTGGGAAACCTACCAAAAGGAAAGTGATTCCGAACTTTGTATTGAATTAGATCCTGGTATGGCATTTGGAACGGGTGATCATCCAACGACAAGCATGTGTTTAAATGCTATTGAACAATATGTTAAATCCACTGATACAGTTATTGATGTGGGTACAGGTTCAGGAATTTTAAGTATCGCATGTCATTTGCTTGGAGTAAAACATATTAAAGCAGTGGATTTGGATGAATTGGCTGTTAGAGTAGCTAAAGAAAATTTCGAAAAAAACTCATGTGAAGATGCAATTGAAACGACAACCGGCAATTTATTAAAAGGCGAAACAAATAAATATGATGTTGTTATCGCGAATATCTTAGCTCATATTATTGAAGAAATGATAGAAGACGCTTATAATACTTTAAATGAAGAGGGTCGCTTTATCACTTCGGGAATTATTGAAGAGAAAAGTGATGAAATTATTGGACATATGAAGCGTGTAGGTTTCAATATCATTTCTATTAATCACGACAACGGTTGGGTATGTATCGTTGGAGAGAAAGTGAGCAATTAA
- the dnaK gene encoding molecular chaperone DnaK, whose product MGKIIGIDLGTTNSCVAVLEGDEPKVIQNPEGARTTPSVVAFKNGETQVGEVAKRQAITNPNTIQSIKREMGTDHKVDVDGKNYTPQEISAMILQNLKSTAESYLGDKVDKAVITVPAYFNDAERQATKDAGKIAGLEVERIINEPTAAALAYGLDKTEQDEKVLVFDLGGGTFDVSILELGDGVFEVLSTAGDNKLGGDDFDQVIIDYLVEEFKKENGIDLSQDKMALQRLKDAAEKAKKDLSGVSQTQISLPFISAGESGPLHLEITLTRSKFEELSDDLVRRTMGPTRQALSDAGLSSNDIDEVILVGGSTRIPAVQEAVKKEVGKEPNKSVNPDEVVAMGAAIQGGVISGDVKDVVLLDVTPLSLGIEIMGGRMNTLIERNTTIPTSKSQVYSTAADNQPAVDIHVLQGERPMASDNKTLGRFSLTDIPPAPRGVPQIEVTFDIDKNGIVNVTAKDLGTNKEQNITIESSSALSDDEIDRMVKDAEQNAEEDKKRREESDLRNEADSLVFQVDKTLKDLGDNVSEDDKKQAEDKKEALKSALEGQDLEDIKTKKEELEKVVQELSMKVYQQAQQAQQEDANGSNQSDVEDAEYTEVKDDDDKKDNK is encoded by the coding sequence ATGGGTAAAATTATAGGTATTGACTTAGGTACAACAAATTCTTGCGTAGCTGTTTTAGAAGGCGACGAACCTAAAGTTATTCAAAATCCAGAAGGTGCTCGTACAACACCATCAGTTGTAGCATTCAAAAACGGTGAAACACAAGTAGGTGAAGTTGCTAAACGTCAAGCAATTACAAACCCTAATACTATCCAATCTATTAAACGTGAAATGGGTACTGATCATAAAGTAGACGTTGATGGAAAAAATTACACACCACAAGAAATTTCAGCAATGATTTTACAAAATTTAAAAAGTACAGCTGAAAGTTACTTAGGTGATAAAGTTGATAAAGCTGTTATAACAGTACCAGCTTACTTTAATGATGCTGAACGTCAAGCAACAAAAGATGCTGGTAAAATTGCAGGTTTAGAAGTAGAACGTATCATTAACGAACCTACAGCAGCAGCTTTAGCATATGGCTTAGATAAAACTGAACAAGACGAAAAAGTATTAGTATTTGACCTTGGTGGCGGTACTTTCGACGTTTCAATTCTTGAACTAGGAGATGGCGTATTCGAGGTATTATCTACTGCTGGCGATAATAAATTAGGCGGCGATGACTTCGACCAAGTCATTATTGATTATCTTGTCGAAGAGTTCAAAAAAGAAAATGGTATCGACTTATCTCAAGACAAAATGGCATTGCAACGTTTAAAAGATGCTGCAGAAAAAGCTAAAAAAGATTTATCTGGAGTATCTCAAACTCAAATTTCATTACCATTCATTTCAGCTGGAGAAAGTGGTCCATTACACTTAGAAATCACATTAACTCGTTCTAAATTTGAAGAGTTATCAGATGATTTAGTACGTCGTACTATGGGACCAACTCGCCAAGCATTAAGTGATGCTGGTTTATCAAGCAATGATATTGATGAAGTAATTTTAGTTGGTGGTTCAACTCGTATTCCAGCTGTACAAGAAGCTGTTAAAAAAGAAGTTGGAAAAGAACCTAATAAAAGTGTTAACCCAGACGAAGTTGTTGCAATGGGTGCAGCTATCCAAGGCGGCGTAATCTCTGGTGATGTTAAAGATGTTGTATTATTAGATGTTACACCATTATCACTAGGTATTGAGATTATGGGTGGACGTATGAACACATTAATCGAAAGAAACACAACTATCCCAACATCTAAATCTCAAGTTTACTCAACAGCTGCAGACAATCAACCTGCTGTTGATATTCATGTGCTACAAGGTGAACGTCCTATGGCATCTGACAATAAAACTTTAGGAAGATTTTCATTAACTGATATTCCACCAGCTCCACGTGGAGTTCCACAAATCGAAGTAACATTTGACATTGATAAAAATGGTATCGTTAATGTAACTGCTAAAGACTTAGGAACTAATAAAGAACAAAATATTACAATCGAATCAAGCTCTGCTCTATCAGATGATGAGATTGATCGCATGGTTAAAGATGCTGAACAAAATGCTGAAGAAGATAAAAAACGTCGTGAAGAAAGTGACCTTAGAAATGAAGCTGACAGCTTAGTATTCCAAGTTGATAAAACACTTAAAGATTTAGGTGACAATGTTTCTGAGGATGACAAAAAACAAGCTGAAGATAAAAAAGAAGCATTGAAATCTGCACTAGAAGGTCAAGATTTAGAAGACATTAAAACTAAAAAAGAAGAACTTGAAAAAGTTGTTCAAGAATTGTCTATGAAAGTATATCAACAAGCACAGCAAGCTCAACAAGAAGATGCTAATGGTTCAAATCAAAGCGATGTTGAAGATGCTGAGTATACTGAAGTTAAAGATGACGACGATAAAAAAGATAACAAATAA
- a CDS encoding NfeD family protein produces MQHIGEVITSPFVSLILTCIIFLGFLYQLYSKRTNFAGIIAALSLLILFLGYLIQGEVSLISIGLFIIGVILLIIEFFVVGAIIGIIGIILITISIIMLGDNLLWMLINVVIAFILSIIEWVILVKGFNKKISLFEKVILRDSTTSEAGYTSHDDRSNLVGQTAETLTELRPSGIISLNDERIDAVSDGTFIQRGVKVKVTEVEGTRVVVRELPQNS; encoded by the coding sequence ATGCAACACATAGGTGAGGTTATTACAAGCCCATTTGTATCACTAATCCTAACTTGCATCATTTTTCTAGGTTTCCTATATCAACTTTATTCAAAACGTACAAATTTTGCTGGAATTATCGCTGCATTATCATTATTAATACTCTTTTTAGGTTATTTGATTCAAGGAGAAGTATCATTAATTTCAATCGGTCTTTTTATTATTGGCGTAATACTTCTCATCATTGAATTTTTTGTAGTTGGAGCAATTATCGGAATAATAGGTATTATTTTAATTACTATAAGCATTATTATGCTAGGAGATAATCTTTTATGGATGTTAATAAATGTTGTTATTGCATTTATTTTATCAATTATTGAATGGGTGATATTGGTGAAAGGATTTAACAAAAAAATATCTTTATTTGAAAAAGTTATATTAAGGGATTCGACGACTTCTGAAGCTGGATATACTTCACATGATGACCGCTCTAATTTAGTAGGTCAAACTGCTGAAACTCTTACAGAACTTCGACCATCAGGTATAATATCTTTAAATGATGAGCGTATTGATGCTGTATCAGACGGTACATTTATTCAACGTGGTGTTAAAGTAAAAGTTACCGAAGTTGAAGGTACAAGAGTAGTAGTAAGGGAATTACCTCAAAATAGTTAA
- the mtaB gene encoding tRNA (N(6)-L-threonylcarbamoyladenosine(37)-C(2))-methylthiotransferase MtaB → MSTVAFHTLGCKVNHYETEAIWQLFKDAGYDRVEFDTNADVFVINTCTVTNTGDKKSRQIIRRAIRKNPDAVVCVTGCYAQTSSAEIMEIPGVDVVVGTQDRTKLLDYIEEFKTERQPINGVGNIMKNRKYEELEVPYFTDRTRASLKIQEGCNNFCTFCIIPWARGLMRSRDPEKVVEQATTLVNSGYKEIVLTGIHTGGYGQDLKDYNLAQLLRDLETIDGLERIRISSIEASQLTDEVINVISNSNKVVRHLHVPLQSGSDTVLKRMRRKYSMAHFSERLMKLHKALPGLAVTSDVIVGFPGETEEEFQETYDFILKHHFSELHVFPYSARTGTPAARMDDQIDESIKNERVHKLIELSNQLAKEYASHFENEVLEVIPEESGEAPGTLVGYADNYMKVEFEGDDSLIGELVRVKITQAGYPLSQGHVVRVIDHASNRSEFTAII, encoded by the coding sequence ATGTCAACTGTAGCTTTTCATACATTAGGGTGTAAAGTTAACCATTATGAAACTGAAGCGATTTGGCAATTATTTAAAGATGCTGGGTATGATCGTGTAGAATTCGATACAAACGCAGATGTCTTTGTTATAAATACATGTACTGTAACGAATACCGGAGATAAAAAGAGTAGACAAATCATAAGACGTGCTATTCGAAAAAATCCAGATGCTGTTGTTTGTGTTACAGGTTGTTATGCACAAACTTCGTCTGCTGAAATAATGGAAATTCCTGGAGTCGATGTCGTTGTAGGTACACAGGATCGTACAAAACTACTTGATTATATTGAAGAATTCAAGACTGAACGCCAACCTATAAACGGTGTTGGAAATATTATGAAAAATAGAAAATACGAAGAATTAGAAGTACCGTATTTCACTGATAGAACACGCGCGTCTCTTAAAATTCAAGAAGGTTGTAACAATTTCTGCACTTTTTGCATTATTCCTTGGGCGCGTGGTCTAATGCGGTCTAGAGATCCAGAAAAAGTAGTTGAACAAGCAACAACATTAGTGAATTCAGGATACAAAGAAATTGTACTAACAGGTATTCATACAGGCGGTTATGGTCAAGATTTAAAAGATTATAATTTAGCACAATTATTACGTGATCTTGAAACTATTGATGGGCTCGAACGTATTAGAATTTCATCAATTGAAGCTAGCCAATTAACTGATGAAGTTATAAATGTTATTTCAAATTCTAATAAAGTAGTACGTCATCTACATGTACCACTTCAATCAGGTTCAGATACTGTACTTAAAAGAATGCGCAGAAAATATTCAATGGCTCATTTTTCTGAACGTTTGATGAAATTACACAAAGCATTACCTGGGTTAGCTGTAACAAGTGATGTTATTGTTGGTTTTCCAGGAGAAACAGAAGAAGAATTTCAAGAAACGTATGATTTTATTCTAAAACATCATTTTTCTGAACTTCATGTTTTCCCTTATTCTGCTCGTACAGGTACTCCTGCAGCTAGAATGGATGATCAAATTGATGAAAGCATTAAAAATGAACGTGTTCATAAACTAATTGAATTAAGCAATCAGTTAGCTAAAGAATATGCTTCTCATTTTGAAAATGAAGTATTAGAAGTAATACCTGAAGAGTCTGGGGAAGCACCTGGAACACTAGTTGGGTATGCTGATAATTACATGAAAGTTGAATTTGAAGGTGATGATTCACTAATTGGAGAGTTAGTTCGTGTTAAAATTACACAAGCTGGATATCCATTGAGTCAAGGCCATGTAGTCAGAGTAATTGACCATGCATCTAACCGTAGCGAATTTACTGCTATTATTTAA
- a CDS encoding 16S rRNA (uracil(1498)-N(3))-methyltransferase gives MQRYFINQNADKNQRFFITEKEDIHHINNVMRNQSGDFIIVTFNHGEVYKSKIISIHNEKIEIELSEELNSDTELPVEITICSGLLKADKYEWLLQKCTELGASHFIPVQMDRSIVKLNQNKIEKKLVRWNKIVKEAAEQSYRLIIPTIEFISNLKQVYVNIDKYDYVLVAYEDAAKEGEISHFKKTLQQFKSGDRVLIVFGPEGGLSEEEVELFQENSEIVGLGKRILRAETAPLYALSAISYEKELMG, from the coding sequence ATGCAAAGATATTTTATAAATCAAAACGCTGATAAAAATCAGCGTTTTTTTATAACTGAAAAAGAAGATATACATCATATTAATAATGTAATGAGAAATCAATCAGGTGATTTTATAATCGTTACATTTAATCATGGTGAAGTGTATAAGAGCAAAATAATTTCTATACATAACGAAAAGATAGAAATTGAATTAAGTGAAGAGTTAAATTCTGATACCGAATTACCGGTTGAGATTACAATTTGTAGTGGCTTATTAAAAGCAGATAAATATGAATGGCTTCTGCAAAAATGTACTGAACTTGGTGCTTCTCATTTTATTCCTGTACAAATGGATCGATCTATTGTGAAACTTAATCAAAATAAAATCGAGAAAAAATTAGTAAGATGGAATAAAATTGTTAAAGAAGCTGCCGAACAAAGTTATCGTTTAATTATACCTACTATCGAATTTATATCGAATTTAAAGCAAGTATATGTTAATATAGATAAATATGATTATGTGCTTGTCGCATACGAAGACGCTGCAAAAGAAGGAGAAATAAGTCATTTTAAAAAAACACTACAACAATTCAAAAGTGGCGATCGTGTTTTAATAGTTTTTGGTCCTGAAGGTGGACTGAGTGAAGAAGAAGTCGAATTATTTCAAGAAAACAGTGAAATAGTAGGTTTAGGCAAACGAATTCTTCGAGCTGAAACTGCTCCGTTGTATGCGTTAAGTGCAATAAGTTATGAAAAAGAATTAATGGGGTGA
- the rpsU gene encoding 30S ribosomal protein S21 — MSKTVVRKNESLEDALRRFKRSVSKSGTIQEVRKREFYEKPSVKRKKKSEAARKRKFK, encoded by the coding sequence ATGTCTAAAACAGTAGTCCGTAAAAACGAATCACTTGAAGATGCTTTACGCCGTTTCAAACGCTCAGTTTCAAAAAGCGGTACAATTCAAGAAGTACGTAAACGTGAATTTTACGAAAAACCAAGTGTTAAACGTAAAAAGAAATCAGAAGCTGCACGTAAACGTAAATTTAAATAA